In Brevibacillus marinus, the genomic window AGATGGTTTCACCGAGCTGTTTGGTCAGCTTTTGTTTCATCCAATCCTTGCCGTCAATCCAGCGGGCTACCAGCATGCTGGCAACCGTGTCGCCCGTCGAGTTAACCATGGTCGCGGGCGGATCGACCAGCACGCCCAGCATCGCGATAATCGGCAGTGCTTCCGGCGGGAACCCGTACATGGTGACGATCAGCATTTCGCCAATAAATCCGCCGCCCGGTACGCCGGACATGACCACCCCGCTCAGCACGGCAATCATGATTGCGGTCAGATACGTGTCGATCCCGTGGAAGGGCATCTGGAAAATTCCGAAGATGAACGAGATTTTCAGGATGGCGCTCAAACAAGAGCCGTCCATATGGGCCGTAGCTCCAATGGGAATCACGATTTCCCGGATGTCCTTGGGCACGCCGATTTTTTCCGCCGCTTGCAGATTGACGGGGATGGTGGCGACGCTGCTGCCTGTGGCAAACGAGGTTACGGCCGGAGCGATCGCGTTTTTCCAGAACGTTTTCGGTCCTGTCCCGCCCGCCGCCAGATAAGCGTAAACGGTAAAAGCGATCAGGAAGTAGAGCAGGGAGATGGGGTAGTAAATGGCCATGGCCCGGGCATAGGAACCAAGCAGTTCGGGGCCAAAGACTCCCACCAGATTGGCAAAGTAGGCGCCCAACCCGAACGGTGCGTAATACATGATCAGTTGGATCATCTTAATCATCACATCTGACAGCATTTGCAGGCCATCCGCCACTTTTCTCCCCTTCTCGCCGGACAAACTGACCGCCAAGCCAAAGAGAATCGAGAAAACGATCAGCGCGAGCATGTTGCTGCGGGACAAGAGGCTCTGGAAGTCGGGAACCGTAAACGCTTTCACAAATTGGTCTGCCGTATTGAGCGTGTTGACCTCTTCCGGGGCCTTCAGCTCAAGGGAAACGCCCTCTGCCGGAGGAACAAAGGAGACGGTGACGAGCATGATGGTGGCTGAGATGATACCGGTAATGATGAAGACGGCCAGCATGACGCCGAGAATTTTTCCCAGCCTTTTCAAGTCGACGATACTGGCAACCGCACTGCTGATGTTCACGAAGACGAGCGGGACGACAATGGTGAACATCAAGTTGATAAAGATGTCGCCAAACGGTTTAAGCGCCGCCGCGCTTTCGCCCAAGATCAATCCGATCACGGCTCCCAGCGCGATACAGATAATGAGCGTAAGCGGATAGCGGTACGACCGCCAGATGCTGTTCTGCGTGGTGGCAGGCATGTGCAGATCTCCTTTCCGTATGAAAACGTAAAAGATAAAGCTCGTAAAAATTATACAGCTTATCAGGCATAAATAGTTACTTTAATTTTTTTTGCTATGGAAAAACCTTTTCCTGAGGGAGGACCTCGCGTGCTTGCTCCCCTTGTTCCCTGCGGCTGGCGAAACATTGAAACAAGCCAAACAAACCGGTAAAATGAGTAAAGGTCTGAAAGCAGTTGGGGGGTAGACGCTGATGAATTCTGCACTTGGGCGTTTGCGGCTGGTCGGCTATCTGGAGGGAACGTCGTTTTTGCTGCTCCTGGGCGTGGCCATGCCGTTGAAATACGTGTGGAACGTACCGGAACCGGTCACGGTGCTCGGCTGGCTGCACGGTTTGTTGTTCGTGCTGTATTTGCTCGCTGCTGTGCATGCGACAATCGTCCAGCGGTGGCCGCTCCTGCGCCTGCTTGCCGCCGTTATCGCCTCTTTGCTCCCGTTCGGCCCCTTTGTCTTCGACGCCCGGCTGCGCAGAGCAAGCTAAAACCCCCTTTTCCCCCTTCCTCTTCTCCCTGTCTCGCAACCGTCACCCGCTTCCTCCGCTCTCGCGCTGCCGACACATCAGCGCGATGCTTCCCGATGAACAAACGTATCCCCAACAAATCCACAAACATTGCCGCAATGATCCACAACCATTGTGGATCATGCTCCGCTGCGCCCTCCTGATTTGCCGTATGTTTTCAGCACACGGAGGAAAAATAGAGCAGATACTGAAATCCTTTCCCACGAACAAACGTTTTTGTGCACAAGCTGTTGATAATATGGTGGATAAGTTTATGATGGAGGGACCTGGTTTGCCGCGCGACCGTTACTATCTCATTTACCAAGAGGCACGCGAAGACGAGTGCTTGCTGACGATCCAGCCCTACGCGGAAGAACAGGCGCTGGCCGAGGCGCTGAGCGAGCTGAAAAGCCAGCAAATCACCGACTATACGATTATCAAAGGACAGAAGCTGAAAGCGACCCTGCGGGTGACCGTCGATTTGACCGAAGATGAAGCGGAGGAAGCAAAGGCGGAATCCTAGACGCTTTTTTCCGTTACCCCCGTACTGCCCACCCATGATACAATAGCCCTGAAATTCCGCGACGATGTTGTGCGTACTAATCGGTGAAGGGGGAGCACACATGGACACCCGGCTTCAGGATGACATTTTTGCGCTAAACCACCGGTCATTGCAGGGTATCCGGCAGTTTCTGCAAGGCGACAGCAGCGGGTTTGATCTGCTGATCCAGTTGTTTGGCCAGCGGATCATGCGGCTTGTGCAAAAGATGATCCACTCCCATCACGACGCACAGGATGTGTACAGCGAAATCTGGTTAAAAGTGGCGCAAAACTTGCACAAGTACGACCAATCGCTCCCCTTTCACACCTGGCTGTACCGCCTCGCTTCCAACACCTGCATTGATTTTTTGCGCAAAAAACGGGATCTTGTGATGGAAGATGAAAAACTGCATGTGCACATGCAAAAAACGAACGACACCGATGGCAGTTCGCCGGAAACCGTGTACTTGCAAAAGGAACTGCGGATCGATCTGGACGAACTGCTCGCCTATCTGGACGAGACCGACCGCTTGATCGTAACGCTCCGTTTCATGGAAGAACTCAGCTACGAAGAGATCGGCAGGATTGTCGGAATGAGTAAAAACACCGTCGGAACGAGACTGTTTCGCGCCCGCAAACAGCTGAAGGAACGGCTGCAGCAGTCGACTGCGAAAAGGAGGGCCACCCATGTCCCATATCGATGAGTTGACCGTGATGATGTATATAGATGGAGAATTGACGGAAGAAGAATCGGCAGCCGTCCGCAATCACCTGCAAAGCTGCCGCCATTGTCGGGAGAGATGCCAGGTTTGGAGCGCCGACCGTTCGTTTTTTGCGCAGACGTTCGCCCGCGAAGCGCTCCCGCTGCCGTCGCTGCCGCCTTTCATCAGAGAACAGATCGATGCCATTTGCGCGCTGCATGGCCACAACAGGCGGAAATCGTTCAAGCTGGTCGGCGTGTTGGCAGCGCTCCTGCTCGTTCTCTTCCTGTTGGCGGTAATCCCCGCGCAAAGCTGGCTGTTCAACCTGCTGCAAAATCTGTGGACGCTGAGCCAACCTTATCTCCTCTGGGCATATCCGTTTTGGTTGCGAGAGAACGCCGACGTGTTGGGCGACTACCTGCTCGTGGGCAGCCTGTTCTCCGCCGCCTTGTTCCTTGTCCTCATCTGTGTGGCGATTGTCACCGGCATGCACCGGCAGGCAGAGCTGATGGAGACTGCGTACGCGAAAGAAGGGAATCAGCAGTGATCAATGGAATCAAACTTCTGCTCCTGGTCCTGCTTTTGCTCACGACGTTCGCAACCGCCTGTTTCGCGATGGGCGTACATTCGCAGGAGACGTACGTCCTGGCTGGCGGCGAGACCCATGATGGCGATTTGCTGGTCAGCTGCCGCAAAGTGGTCATTGAGGGAACCGTTCTCGGGGATGTCTACGCGTTTGCGGAAAACCTTGAGATCAACGGCAAGATCTTGGGCGACTTGATCACCTTTTCCCGCAATACGGAAATAAGCGGCGAAGTAGCCGGCGATATCCGGGCGTTTACCCACCACTTGACCATCGACGGCCATGTGTCGCGAAACGTCACCCTTTTTGCGCAGTACTTCGATCTTGCCCAACCGGGAGAGATTGGCGGAAACATCCTGGCCTTTACGGAAACGGTCGACTTGGCGGGCCGGCTGGGCAAAGAGATCAACGGCGCAATCAGCGAGGTGCGGATAACCGGTGAAATCGGCCGCGGCAGCACGATGCTGCACGTGGGCAAACTGCACATCGAACCATCGGCCAAGATCAACGGCGATCTTCACTATACGAGTCCGCACGAAGCGGCGATTGCACCCGGCGCGCAGATCGCGGGGGAAGTCTCTTTTCACAGGGCGCAGCCGGAGCCAGAGGAGAAACCATCGTATTGGCCTCTCTTTCTGACGACCGCCTCCCTGATCAGCACGCTGCTCATTTGGCTGGCGATTCGCTACCTGTTCCCCCAAGCGCTGTTCGCGATTCACCGCACACTGGATGAAAAACGGGTGGGCACGTTGGGAGTGGGCCTCTTGTTGTTGTTGGCTGCGCCGATGCTCATCCTCGTCCTGCTGGTCACCTTGGTCGGCATTCCGGTTGCCGTGACGCTTGCAGCCGTGTTGGGCATCCTGCTGTACGTGGCCAAAATCTTTGTCGGCAGCTGGGCCGGCATCCGTTTGGTCGATCGGCTGCAACTGCCGATCTCTCCCCTGCTGGCGGAATTGATCGGCGTTTTGGGCGTGTCGCTGTTGAGCGGGCTGCCCTTTGTCGGCTGGCTGCTCGCCGCTGTCATCTGGACGCTCTTTCTGGGAGCCGCCGCCGCTGCAGTCCGGCGGACGAACAGACCCGTCCTGTAACCTTCCCCTGCCAGCCGCATACCAATTAGCAGGGCCCTGCGAGCAAAAAGCAGTTTTACTTTTGCCGATTTCAGGATACATTAGAGAGGTAGGTAAACTGCAGGATCGTTTGACCTTTATTGACCTTTGGTGTATGATGAAACGTGAAAAGAGAGGAGGACTGCCAATGGATCTGCACTTGATTCCGACCGTCATTGAACAAACCAACCGCGGTGAGCGTGCCTACGATATTTACTCCCGACTGTTGAAAGACCGCATCATTTTTCTCGGAACGCCGATTAACGATGCCGTTGCCAACAGCGTCGTCGCGCAGCTCTTGTTCCTGACTGCCGAGGATCCGGATAAAGATATCAGCCTGTACATCAACAGCCCAGGCGGCTCGATCACGGCTGGAATGGCCATATATGACACGATGCAGTTCATCAAGCCTGACGTTTCCACGATTTGTGTGGGGTTGGCCGCTTCGATGGGTTCCTTCTTGCTGTGTGCCGGAGCCAAAGGAAAACGCTACGCCCTGCCGAACAGCGAGATTATGATTCACCAACCCCTCGGCGGTGCGCAGGGACAGGCGAGCGACATCGAAATCGCAGCCAAGCGAATCGTGCGGATGCGCGAACACTTGAACCGCATCTACGCGGAACGCACCGGTCAGCCGATCGAGCGGATCGCCCGCGATACCGACCGCGACCATTTCATGTCAGCGCAAGAGGCCAAAGAATACGGGCTGATTGACGAGGTGATTACCTCCGCTCCGAAATAAAGCGCGATAAAGCGCAACAGCGGATCTGCATAACGCGCGACAGCGGATCACTGCCTGCGCCATGAAAAAACATCCCGTTTCGCCGGCAAAAGTGGAACGGGATGGCTTTTTTTGACCTATTTTTCCTCCAGTTCACTGACAGAGACGATTTTGCTCTCCTGGGGATTGCCTTCGCTATGTACCCTGGCCGTGTTGCTTTGCTCATCAACACTTTCGATCCATACAGGTACCCCTGCATGTTCCACGTCTATTTTTTCCGCAGACTGCAAGATTTCTTGCGCCCGTTTCGCATTCACGCCTTTGCTCACTCCTTTTTCACGCTATCACTGTTTGCCTGGAATTGCAGCTACCGTTTGCTCTCGCCCTTTTATGATCGCTGTTGCGGCGCAGCGGTTCCGTTCAGCTCGGCTCGGTTGTGTCCGGATCGTTCACCGCATCGTGATCGTCCATCGTATCTGTGGTGGTGTCGTCTATTCGCCCATTTTGCGGGCTGACGATCCCCCCGGCCAACCCCTCGTTCACCATGCGATCCACATCGAGGAAGTGCTCGTCTCGTCCCTCAAACAACGAATCGCGCAGCGAGTCGTTTTGCTGACGTCGGCTCATGCTCCCATCCTTTCCTGTTTCGCGGAACGATTTTTTCCGGCAATCTTAGCAGTTCCCCCAACCCGTCCGTTCCATGCATCCGATAAAAGGAATGCTGCGGCATACATAGCGGGAAGCGCCGCACGGGAAAACTAGCCCGGGGCTGCTTCACACAAGGCCAGCCCTGTGGACAAGCAAAGGAGGGTAATGCGATGCACACGTATCAACACGCGATTCAGCAGCTTCAGCAATGCCAGGCGCTGATCAACCAACTGCTGCAGCAGACGCAACAGGCTACCGCCTTGTACCAGCAGATGATGCAGCAAGAACAGCAAAACGTAACGATGCTGGAACAAATAGCCAACCGTGAGCGTGCTGCGGCACAGATGATTCAGAGCACGCTGCAAGGGCATCAAACCGCCATGCAGCGCATGCAGCAGGCAGCGCAGCTCTGCAACCAAATGAGGCAGGAGCTGACCAGCGCCGTATCGCCGCAGGGAATCAACTTCAGTCATTCCCCGGCTCTCTCGCAAAGCATCCGCTAACCTTCCTGTCGCAAGAAAAAACCCGGAGCAAAACGCTCCGGGCCACATCATGTCCCGACGGGAGCAACGGGCATACAGCCTGTGCGGAAAGCCTTGGCCGCCTGTTTAGTCTTCGTCTTCACGGATGCTGCAAAAAATAATCCATGATATCACCGGCGTAAAAATCACAGCTGGTGATGTTACTGCCCCGCCGTAGTCTGATTTGCAGTTCGCCGATCAATCTCACCAACAGGGATTTCAGTTCTTCGTCGATGGTAAAGGAAACCCCATACTGGTTTAAGCCGTTTTGCCCTTCTTCTTTTCGGACGATGACACCGAGTGCCTTGATCTGCTGATTCAGCAAGCGCATGCGAAATTCCAGGACAATCTCCTGCCGTACGGGAAGTTGGAGCAACGAGAGGAAGCGGAGACCACCGGCACTGATGTTGTCGACCAGTACATGAGCTTCGCCCGTCTCAATCTTGTTGTTATTGACCTTGACGATACTCATCCGGGCTGCCAACGGAGGAGCGAGATCAAGCCGAAAAAAGCTCCGCTGGTTACGCTGGCTAACCATCGTATCGTACACGATCGGCCTCCCTCCCCGTACCTCTGTTTGCGCAACAGGACATCCTCACTCTTCTACGCTTACCAGTTTGGCCAGATTGGCCACCGCTTCGGAAGCATCGGGTCCTTCCGCGGAGATGGTGATTTCCGTTCCCGAGCTGATTGCCAAACTCATCACGCCCATGATGCTTTTCGCGTTCACCTTCTTGTCGTCCTTCTCGACAAATATTTCTGATGCAAACCGGTTTGCTTCCTGCACGAAGAAAGCGGCCGGTCTTGCTTGCAAACCCGTTTTCAGTTTAACCTGAACCCGCTGTTGTACCATAGCAACCTCCCTTTCTGATTTCGCTCTTGGACACATTATACCACGTCAGGAAAACGAAATATTTTCATTTTCTCGCAATTTGTTCGCGATCTCGTTAATTTTTCGCAGTCTGTGGTTGATCCCCGACTTGCTGACCACGCCGCTCGGCAGCAGTTCCCCCAATTCCTTCAGGTTCATGTCGGGATGGAGCAGGCGAAGTTCCGCCACTTCCCGCAGACGCGGCGGCAAATTCTCCAGGCCAATCTCCCGTTGGATCAGTTGAATGTTTTCCATCTGGCGGGTAGCGGCGTTTACCGTTTTGTTGATGTTGGCGATTTCACAGTTGTGCAGACGGTTGACGGAGTTGCGCATATCTTTGACGATCCGCACATCTTCGAAATACAACAGCGCCTGGTGTGCCCCAATCAAGCTGAGGAATTCCGTGATTTTTTCCCCTTCCTTAATGTACATCACATACCCTTTTTTTCGTTCGATGCACTTGGCGTTCAGCCGATAGCGGTTGGCCAGGGCCGTCAGCGCTTCACAATAATCCTGATAGGAAGTAAAAATCTCCAGATGGTAGCTGGACGCTTCCGGATGGTTGACCGACCCCCCGGCGAGAAAGGCGCCCCGCAAATAGGCCCCCTTGCAGCATGACTTCTTGATCAAGGGCCGGCCGATCCCCGGGTAAAAGGCCATGTTTTCATCCATGATCGACAATCCGCGCAAGATTTCGTCCGCTCCGTGCGGGATCCGGACGATGTAGACATTGTTTTTTTTCAGGCGCATCTTTTTGCGTACCAGCAGTTCCACGTGGACGCGGAACAGTTTTTTGAGCAAGACGTAAATCCGCCTGGCAATTGCCGCGTTTTCGGTGGATACGTCCAGGATCATCCGGCCGGAGCCGAACTGCAGGCTGCCATTCAAGCGGATCAGCGCCGACAATTCTGCGCGACTGCAGCATTCCGCGGAATGTAACATGGTCAGCTCTTTTTTGACCTGCGCTGCGAATGACATGGGCGCTTCACCTCGTTTTTTCGCTTCATCAGTGCAACCACTTGCCGGCTGACGGCTTCTGCATCATGACGCAGCAGCCCGTCCTCGTACGTGATCAGCGCTCCTGTTACGACCTGCAGCCCGAATGCGGTCAACTTGTCAAGATCGCAAACGACAGGGGCTGCTCCCTTTTCCGCGTATTTCTCCTGCACGGTGTCGGGAACGTCCGCGGTGTTGACGATAATCGTATCAAGAAACGGTCTGCCAACGTGCTCATACATGGCTCGTACATGATCGGAAGCCGTAAAATGATCTGTCTCTCCAGGCTGTGTCATGACATTGCAAATGTATATCTTCGGTGCCGGCGAGGCCAGAATTTCCTCGAACAACTTCCGCACCAGGAGATTGGGCATGATGCTGGTGTACAAGCTTCCCGGACCGAGCAAGATCGCATCCGCCTCAGCTATCGCGCGGACGGCTTCAGCCAGCGGCACGACATCCGGCGGATCGAGGAACACCCGCTTGATGGGCTTGCCGTACAGCGGTATCTGTGATTCTCCCGTCACAATCGCACCGTCAGCCATTTCCGCTTTGAGCGAGATCAATTGCGTGGTTGCCGGCAAAACCTCGCCGCGTACAGCGAGCACCCTGCTCAATCCCTTGACTGCAGTGACGAAATCGCCGGTTATCTCGTTTAAAGCTGCAATCAGTAGATTTCCCAAATTGTGCCCCACTAATCCCGTCCCATTCGAAAACCGATACTGCATCACCTTTTCCATCAACGGTTCCGTGTCAGCGAGAGCGGTCAGAACGTTGCGAATATCCCCGGGGGGCAGCATATCCATCTCCATCCGCAACCTGCCTGAACTGCCACCGTCATCGGCGACGGTGACAATTGCCGTGATGTAGACCGGATGCTGCTTTAACCCCCTCAGCAATACGGAAAGACCGGTTCCGCCACCAATCACGACAACGCGCGGCAGCTCCTCCGTCTGCCCTCCCCTTCTCCCTGTTGACATACGTCACCTCTTTTCCTTCATATGAAGCTGTGCTTCATATGAAAGATCCTCTCTCTTCTCACCGATCGTAACAGATCTCCCTGCCATCCTATGCTTCTTTGTTCTTCTCCATGTCACGGTGTGTGACGCGGACCCGATAATCTTTGGCGAACGCCTCAGCGACATGCTCGACAATCGCCACGGAGCGGTGTTTGCCCCCCGTGCAGCCAATGCCGATCACCAGTTGGCTTTTTCCTTCCCGCTGGTAGTGAGGCAGCGTATACTGCAGAAAATCGAGCAGTTTTTGCAGAAACTCCTGCGTCTCGCTCCACTTCATCACATAATCGGCCACTTCCCGGTCACAGCCGGTTTTCGGGCGAAGATGCTGGACGTAGTGTGGGTTGGGAAGGAAGCGGACGTCGAATACGAGATCGGCGTCAATCGGGATACCGTACTTGAACCCGAACGACATGAGGTTGATCAGCAATTGGTTCCCCTGCTGCCCGTACATACAGATGATTTTTTCGCGCAGCTGGCTCGGCTTCAACTGGCTGGTATCAATAATCTGGCTGGCCAGTCCTTTCAGCTCCTGAAGCATGCGCCGTTCCGCATGAATCCCTTCCAACAGGGAACCCTCCGGCGAGAGCGGATGCCGGCGGCGCGTTTCCTTGTAACGCATCACCAGCGTCTGATCATTGGCATCCAGGTAGAGGATTTGAAACAAGATCCCTTGCATGCTCGACAATTTGTCAATCGCTTCAGACAGCGTGTCAAAAAACTCACGGCCGCGCAGATCAATCACCAACGCCACGCGTTCAATGCCGCCCCCAGACTGCCTGATCAGCTCCGCAAACTTGGGGATCAGAACGGGTGGCAGGTTGTCGACACAAAAAAAGCCAAGATCCTCCAGGCTCTGGATGGCCGTGGTCTTTCCGGCTCCCGACATGCCTGTGATCATCAGCAGATTAATGGCTCGTTCTTTGCTCGTTTCCACCACTGGGGTTCGCCTCCTCTGATCCTCTTATAAGCATACCACATTCGTCCCTGTTCGCGCAGCGTATCTGTCGGCGAAAGCACAGCGGCCCGGAAAACCTGTACGGTTGACAAGCCCATCGGCAAAAACAACAAAAAAAACGTGACCGCAGAAGGGCCACGCAAGGAAGAAAGTTATAGAAAAAGGGGGTCAATTCATGTCTTTATCGTAACGCCTTTATATTTCACTCATGTTACAAAAGAATTAAGAGATTGTAACGTTTTTCTCCTGCAGCCGTTCGTTGAGGCTTTCCACGTAGTGCTGTGCCGATTGGGCCGCAATCGAGCCGTCACCGGTAGCTGTCACAACCTGGCGGAGCGTTTTCTCCCGGACGTCGCCCGCTGCGAAGATCCCGGGCACCTTGGTGCGCATCGCTTCATCGGTTTCGATGTATCCCGCTTGATTGGTGATGCCCAGATTGGCGACGCAGGAAGTGAGCGGGTCCATGCCCACGTAGATAAATACGCCATTGGTCGGGAACTCGCGCTGTTCGCCTGTTTTTCTGTTTTCCAGCAACACGCTCTGCACAACGCCATCGCCGCGAATCTCTTTCACCACGGTATCCCAGATGACGTCGATCTTTTCATTCTCAAACGCCCGCTTCTGCAAAATCTTTTGCGCCCGGAACTCATCCCGCCGATGAACGATGGTCACCTTCGTCGCAAAGCGCGTCAAGAACACCGCTTCCTCGACGGCTGAATCGCCGCCGCCCACGACCACCAGTTCTTTGCCCCGGAAGAAAGCTCCGTCGCAGACCGCACAATAGGAAACACCCCGTCCCGACAATTCCTTTTCTCCCGGTACACCCAGCAGGCGGTGTTCCGCGCCGGTCGCGACAATCACCGATTTGGCCAGGTACTCCTTGCCGTCAGAGGTGATCACTTTCTTGTAAGGATCCCCGTCCTGGATTTCGCTGATTTCTCCGTAAGCGTACTCGGCTCCGAACTTCAGCGCATGCTCGTACATCTTGGTGGAAAGATCGGGTCCGAGGATCGTCGCAAACCCGGGGTAATTCTCGATTTCCTCGGTGTTCGCCATCTGTCCGCCAGGAACGCCTCGCTCAATCATCAGCGTGGACATATTGGCGCGGGACGTATATACGGCAGCGGTCATCCCGGCAGGTCCCGCGCCAGCAATAATCACGTCATATACTTTTTGCTCACTCATGTTTTGTTCAGCCTCCTATCGCCGCAATACAGCCCTGCACTTTTTTTAGATTAATTATAAGTTTAGAATTTGTGTAAATCAAGTGCAGATATTTCTCGTACGCACTTGGCGATCGTCGGTAGCGATAACCCGTACTTGGCCGCAAGTGATTTCTGCGTCACCTTGCGGGAAGTCAGCTTGCCGTAAAGGTATTCCAGCGCGGCGACCCACGCTTCCGGCTTGCGGATTTTGGGCAGTGTCTTCCGCTGTTGGCAGTAAGCAGCCCAGACTAGCAGCGCCCATCGGCGCAGTTCCGTCTGCTCGTTTTTGCGCAAGCAGGAGCGAATGCAGGCGGCAACCTGATCGCTTTCATCTGCAGTCATTCGGACGCCGTCCTCGCCAGGCGGTTCGCCTCCGATTTGGTTGAGGGCCATCAAGGCGAGCATGCGGAGGGCTCCGTCGTCCGCAGTACGGTAAAAACGGCGCAGTGCCGCTTCCGCTTCGCGATCCCCGATTAACGCCAGTGTCTGAATCACCAACCTCTTCACCTCTGGCGTACCGTGCTGCAGCGCCCACAGCAGCGAGGCGCGAATCATCGGATCGGACTTCAGCTCGTCCGAGCGCGCCCATTCTGCGTATGCATAGGTACTGTCGCGAAACGGAATCTGGTAATGGTACGGGATCTCTTCTATAGTTTTGCCTGGCTCGCGCTCTTTTACCATGCGCAGATAGTAGTCAGCAATCCCGGTATCTGGATCGAGCTGTCTGGCCTTTTGCCACCACTGAATGGCCTGCTGCCGATGTCCGGACTGGTACGCTGAAATCGCGGCGTAGTGATACGTGCTCGCATCGTGTTGCCCCCAATAGCGGAACAACCGCCGATACAGCCGGTATGCATCCGCATGCTGCCCAAGCACACCCAGCGTCGTTGCCAGTTTGTAAAGCTGTTCGTAGTGCAGCGGTACGGTTTTGCGCAACTGTGCCAGCAGGGGGGCCAGTTCAGCCGCCCGGTTGTGCTGCGACAACAGCACCGCCAAGTTGCAGAGGGCGTGCAAATTTCCCGGCTCACGGGTTAACGTCTGCTCAATCGTCTGCAGCGCCTTTTGAAAATCCCCGATGTAGTAATAAGCAAGAGCCAGGTTGTTCCAGGCAGGGGTATACGTGTCATCCGCCCGAATGATCTCCTGCAGCAGTTCCATTGCTTCCAGAAAGCGCCCCTCTTCCAGGCTTTTTCTGGCCAGCTCGTGTTTCTGGTGCAGGTTGAGCTCATGCTGATCGAGCGTGCGGGGCGGCAGATCCAATTCCGCATAGATGTAGTCCAGCAGTTCCTCCGCTTCCGAGGCAAACATTCCGTCCTTCGTTTCCTGCAAATAGCGGAGCGCCATTTCTTCAGCCATGTAAAAATCTTCCATGTTGGCATAATTATGAGCCAGGTAGAAGTAAACTTCTACCATCTCGGGATCTATCTCATCCACGATCTGA contains:
- a CDS encoding dicarboxylate/amino acid:cation symporter, with amino-acid sequence MPATTQNSIWRSYRYPLTLIICIALGAVIGLILGESAAALKPFGDIFINLMFTIVVPLVFVNISSAVASIVDLKRLGKILGVMLAVFIITGIISATIMLVTVSFVPPAEGVSLELKAPEEVNTLNTADQFVKAFTVPDFQSLLSRSNMLALIVFSILFGLAVSLSGEKGRKVADGLQMLSDVMIKMIQLIMYYAPFGLGAYFANLVGVFGPELLGSYARAMAIYYPISLLYFLIAFTVYAYLAAGGTGPKTFWKNAIAPAVTSFATGSSVATIPVNLQAAEKIGVPKDIREIVIPIGATAHMDGSCLSAILKISFIFGIFQMPFHGIDTYLTAIMIAVLSGVVMSGVPGGGFIGEMLIVTMYGFPPEALPIIAMLGVLVDPPATMVNSTGDTVASMLVARWIDGKDWMKQKLTKQLGETI
- a CDS encoding DUF3817 domain-containing protein, whose product is MNSALGRLRLVGYLEGTSFLLLLGVAMPLKYVWNVPEPVTVLGWLHGLLFVLYLLAAVHATIVQRWPLLRLLAAVIASLLPFGPFVFDARLRRAS
- a CDS encoding RNA polymerase sigma factor — its product is MDTRLQDDIFALNHRSLQGIRQFLQGDSSGFDLLIQLFGQRIMRLVQKMIHSHHDAQDVYSEIWLKVAQNLHKYDQSLPFHTWLYRLASNTCIDFLRKKRDLVMEDEKLHVHMQKTNDTDGSSPETVYLQKELRIDLDELLAYLDETDRLIVTLRFMEELSYEEIGRIVGMSKNTVGTRLFRARKQLKERLQQSTAKRRATHVPYR
- a CDS encoding anti-sigma factor family protein, with amino-acid sequence MSHIDELTVMMYIDGELTEEESAAVRNHLQSCRHCRERCQVWSADRSFFAQTFAREALPLPSLPPFIREQIDAICALHGHNRRKSFKLVGVLAALLLVLFLLAVIPAQSWLFNLLQNLWTLSQPYLLWAYPFWLRENADVLGDYLLVGSLFSAALFLVLICVAIVTGMHRQAELMETAYAKEGNQQ
- a CDS encoding polymer-forming cytoskeletal protein; this translates as MINGIKLLLLVLLLLTTFATACFAMGVHSQETYVLAGGETHDGDLLVSCRKVVIEGTVLGDVYAFAENLEINGKILGDLITFSRNTEISGEVAGDIRAFTHHLTIDGHVSRNVTLFAQYFDLAQPGEIGGNILAFTETVDLAGRLGKEINGAISEVRITGEIGRGSTMLHVGKLHIEPSAKINGDLHYTSPHEAAIAPGAQIAGEVSFHRAQPEPEEKPSYWPLFLTTASLISTLLIWLAIRYLFPQALFAIHRTLDEKRVGTLGVGLLLLLAAPMLILVLLVTLVGIPVAVTLAAVLGILLYVAKIFVGSWAGIRLVDRLQLPISPLLAELIGVLGVSLLSGLPFVGWLLAAVIWTLFLGAAAAAVRRTNRPVL
- the clpP gene encoding ATP-dependent Clp endopeptidase proteolytic subunit ClpP, which encodes MDLHLIPTVIEQTNRGERAYDIYSRLLKDRIIFLGTPINDAVANSVVAQLLFLTAEDPDKDISLYINSPGGSITAGMAIYDTMQFIKPDVSTICVGLAASMGSFLLCAGAKGKRYALPNSEIMIHQPLGGAQGQASDIEIAAKRIVRMREHLNRIYAERTGQPIERIARDTDRDHFMSAQEAKEYGLIDEVITSAPK
- a CDS encoding H-type small acid-soluble spore protein — its product is MNAKRAQEILQSAEKIDVEHAGVPVWIESVDEQSNTARVHSEGNPQESKIVSVSELEEK
- a CDS encoding AMP-dependent synthetase and ligase; translation: MHTYQHAIQQLQQCQALINQLLQQTQQATALYQQMMQQEQQNVTMLEQIANRERAAAQMIQSTLQGHQTAMQRMQQAAQLCNQMRQELTSAVSPQGINFSHSPALSQSIR
- a CDS encoding PilZ domain-containing protein is translated as MYDTMVSQRNQRSFFRLDLAPPLAARMSIVKVNNNKIETGEAHVLVDNISAGGLRFLSLLQLPVRQEIVLEFRMRLLNQQIKALGVIVRKEEGQNGLNQYGVSFTIDEELKSLLVRLIGELQIRLRRGSNITSCDFYAGDIMDYFLQHP
- a CDS encoding HPr family phosphocarrier protein, with translation MVQQRVQVKLKTGLQARPAAFFVQEANRFASEIFVEKDDKKVNAKSIMGVMSLAISSGTEITISAEGPDASEAVANLAKLVSVEE
- the whiA gene encoding DNA-binding protein WhiA, producing MSFAAQVKKELTMLHSAECCSRAELSALIRLNGSLQFGSGRMILDVSTENAAIARRIYVLLKKLFRVHVELLVRKKMRLKKNNVYIVRIPHGADEILRGLSIMDENMAFYPGIGRPLIKKSCCKGAYLRGAFLAGGSVNHPEASSYHLEIFTSYQDYCEALTALANRYRLNAKCIERKKGYVMYIKEGEKITEFLSLIGAHQALLYFEDVRIVKDMRNSVNRLHNCEIANINKTVNAATRQMENIQLIQREIGLENLPPRLREVAELRLLHPDMNLKELGELLPSGVVSKSGINHRLRKINEIANKLRENENISFS